A genomic segment from Streptomyces sp. NBC_00654 encodes:
- the afsQ1 gene encoding two-component system response regulator AfsQ1, translating into MPFLLLIEDDDAIRTALELSLSRQGHRVATAATGEDGLNLLREQRPDLVVLDVMLPGIDGFEVCRRIRRTDQLPIILLTARSDDIDVVVGLESGADDYVVKPVQGRVLDARIRAVLRRGERESIDSATFGNVVIDRSAMTVTKGGEDLQLTPTELRLLLELSRRPGQALSRQQLLRLVWEHDYLGDSRLVDACVQRLRAKVEDVPSSPTLIRTVRGVGYRLDSPQ; encoded by the coding sequence GTGCCTTTCCTGTTGCTGATCGAGGACGACGACGCCATCCGCACGGCCCTCGAACTCTCGCTGTCACGCCAGGGCCACCGTGTGGCCACCGCGGCGACGGGAGAGGACGGCCTGAACCTGCTGCGCGAGCAGCGGCCGGACCTGGTTGTGCTGGATGTGATGCTGCCCGGGATCGACGGTTTCGAGGTGTGCCGGCGGATCCGCCGTACCGACCAACTGCCGATCATTCTGCTGACCGCGCGCAGCGACGACATCGACGTCGTGGTGGGACTGGAGTCCGGCGCGGACGACTATGTGGTGAAACCCGTGCAGGGCCGGGTGCTGGACGCCCGGATCCGCGCGGTGCTGCGCCGCGGCGAGCGCGAGTCCATCGACTCGGCGACCTTCGGGAACGTGGTCATCGACCGTTCCGCGATGACGGTCACCAAGGGCGGTGAGGATCTTCAGCTGACACCGACGGAGCTGCGGCTCCTGCTGGAACTGAGCCGCCGGCCGGGCCAGGCGCTGTCCCGGCAGCAGTTGCTGCGGCTGGTGTGGGAGCACGACTATCTGGGTGACTCGCGGCTCGTGGACGCCTGTGTGCAGCGGCTGCGCGCGAAGGTGGAGGACGTCCCGTCCTCGCCGA
- a CDS encoding SigE family RNA polymerase sigma factor translates to MNALHSTSSSAVVTRLHDVGRSSEKSGAAGGTSLAERSRELGGVRGCVRGAGRQHPSFMTVVDAPTGANGGHHGGAAYGEVTGERKTSTGTEDAEAAFTAYVQERRASLYATAYHLTGDRFEAEDLLQSALFSTYRAWDRISDKAAVGGYLRRTMTNLHISAWRRRKLNEYPTEELPETVGDTDAMRGTELRAVLWQALARLPELQRTMLVLRYYEGRTDPEIASILDISVGTVKSSIWRSLRRLREDEVLSFGRDEEESFGELVA, encoded by the coding sequence ATGAACGCACTGCACAGCACCAGCTCAAGCGCAGTTGTCACGCGTCTCCACGACGTCGGCAGGAGCTCGGAGAAGTCCGGTGCGGCAGGAGGTACGTCCCTGGCCGAGCGGAGCCGCGAGCTCGGGGGAGTTCGGGGGTGCGTTCGCGGCGCCGGGCGTCAGCATCCGTCGTTCATGACGGTCGTTGACGCGCCCACGGGGGCCAACGGGGGACATCACGGGGGAGCCGCGTACGGGGAGGTCACAGGGGAGCGGAAGACCTCGACGGGGACCGAGGACGCCGAAGCGGCGTTCACGGCCTACGTCCAGGAGCGCCGTGCCTCCCTGTACGCAACCGCCTATCACCTGACCGGCGACCGGTTCGAGGCCGAGGACCTGCTCCAGAGCGCCCTCTTCTCGACGTACCGGGCGTGGGACAGGATCAGTGACAAGGCGGCGGTCGGCGGATATCTCCGCCGCACCATGACCAATCTGCACATCAGCGCCTGGCGCAGGCGCAAGCTCAACGAGTATCCGACCGAGGAGCTGCCGGAGACGGTGGGCGACACGGACGCGATGCGCGGTACGGAACTGCGGGCGGTGCTCTGGCAGGCGCTCGCCCGGCTGCCGGAACTCCAGCGCACGATGCTGGTCCTGCGGTACTACGAGGGGCGGACCGATCCGGAGATCGCGTCGATCCTCGACATCAGTGTCGGCACGGTGAAGTCGAGCATCTGGCGGTCGCTCCGCCGGCTGCGCGAGGACGAGGTCCTCAGCTTCGGCCGTGACGAGGAGGAGTCCTTCGGCGAGCTGGTGGCCTGA
- a CDS encoding uridine kinase — protein sequence MLDTNKTSEGSPARVNASHFCSVSSQPIPTRVVLLAGPSGSGKSSLAARTGLPVLRLDDFYKEGDDPSLPQVPGSGDIDWDSAQSWDADAAVTAIEELCRTGRTEVPVYDISISARTDREAFHIERSPLFVAEGIFAADIVERCQELGLLADALCLRGRPSTTFRRRLLRDLREGRKSVPFLLRRGWRLMRDERRIVARQTALGAYPCGKDEALGRLAAAAAGRCRRGASAGR from the coding sequence ATGCTCGATACCAACAAGACCTCCGAGGGATCCCCTGCGCGGGTCAATGCCTCACACTTCTGTTCTGTGAGTTCCCAACCGATCCCGACCCGCGTCGTCCTGCTCGCGGGCCCCTCAGGCTCCGGGAAGTCGTCCCTCGCCGCCCGCACCGGTCTGCCGGTGCTGCGCCTGGACGACTTCTACAAGGAGGGCGACGACCCCTCGCTGCCCCAGGTCCCGGGCAGCGGGGACATCGACTGGGACTCCGCGCAGTCCTGGGACGCGGACGCGGCGGTGACGGCCATCGAGGAGCTGTGCCGCACGGGCCGTACGGAGGTGCCGGTGTACGACATCTCCATCAGCGCCCGTACGGACCGGGAGGCGTTCCACATCGAGCGTTCACCGCTGTTCGTGGCCGAGGGCATCTTCGCGGCGGACATAGTCGAGCGCTGCCAGGAGCTGGGGCTGCTGGCCGACGCGCTGTGCCTGCGCGGCCGTCCGTCGACGACGTTCCGGCGGCGGCTGCTGCGGGACCTGCGCGAGGGGCGCAAGTCGGTGCCGTTCCTGCTGCGGCGCGGGTGGCGTCTGATGCGGGACGAGCGGCGGATCGTGGCCCGTCAGACGGCGCTGGGCGCGTACCCCTGCGGCAAGGACGAGGCGCTGGGCCGCCTGGCCGCCGCGGCGGCGGGCCGCTGCCGTCGCGGGGCGTCCGCGGGACGCTGA
- a CDS encoding aldehyde dehydrogenase family protein, which produces MSDNRLSVFKTYKLYVGGKFPRSESGRVYEVTDSKGNWLANAPRSSRKDARDAVVAARKAFGGWSGATAYNRGQILYRVAEMLEGRRDQFVREVADAEGLSKSKAAAVVDAAVDRWVWYAGWTDKIGQVVGGANPVAGPFFNLSTPEPTGVVTVLAPQKSSFLGLVSVIAPVIATGNTAVVVASAGSPLPALSLGEVLATSDLPGGVVNVLSGDTAELAAPLASHQDVNAIDLTGAGAELAKELEIAAADNLKRVLRPRPVDAEGEGGSTDWSADPGTHRLTAFLETKTVWHPTGALGASGSSY; this is translated from the coding sequence ATGTCCGATAACCGTCTGAGCGTCTTCAAGACCTACAAGCTGTACGTCGGGGGCAAGTTCCCCCGCTCCGAGAGCGGCCGGGTGTACGAGGTGACGGACTCCAAGGGCAACTGGCTGGCGAACGCCCCCCGGTCCTCCCGCAAGGACGCCCGCGACGCGGTCGTGGCCGCCCGCAAGGCCTTCGGCGGCTGGTCGGGCGCGACCGCGTACAACCGCGGCCAGATCCTCTACCGCGTCGCCGAGATGCTGGAGGGCCGCCGGGACCAGTTCGTCCGCGAAGTGGCGGACGCGGAGGGCCTGTCGAAGTCCAAGGCGGCGGCCGTCGTGGACGCGGCGGTCGACCGCTGGGTCTGGTACGCGGGCTGGACCGACAAGATCGGCCAGGTCGTGGGCGGGGCGAACCCGGTGGCGGGGCCCTTCTTCAACCTCTCCACCCCGGAGCCGACCGGTGTCGTCACGGTCCTCGCCCCGCAGAAGTCCTCGTTCCTGGGCCTGGTCTCGGTGATCGCGCCGGTGATCGCCACCGGCAACACCGCGGTGGTCGTCGCCTCGGCCGGATCGCCGCTGCCCGCGCTGTCCCTGGGCGAGGTGCTGGCCACCTCCGACCTGCCGGGCGGTGTGGTGAACGTCCTGTCCGGGGACACCGCTGAGCTCGCGGCCCCGCTCGCCTCCCACCAGGACGTCAACGCGATCGACCTGACGGGGGCGGGCGCGGAGCTGGCGAAGGAGCTGGAGATCGCGGCCGCGGACAACCTGAAGCGGGTTCTGCGCCCGCGCCCGGTGGACGCGGAGGGCGAGGGCGGCTCCACCGACTGGTCGGCGGACCCCGGGACGCACCGGCTGACGGCCTTCCTGGAGACCAAGACGGTCTGGCACCCCACGGGCGCCCTGGGAGCCTCCGGCTCCTCGTACTGA